The DNA window ATTTAACTTGTCTAATTCCTGAATATAAGCCGCCGCATTAGCTGTATAAACATCTTTATTTTTAGCATCAGCAGCAATTAATCCATCTCGAATATTCATTACCTGCTGCTTTGCTAAAACCGGATCTAACCAAACATGAGGATTTCCCTCTGCATGTTCGTGGTCATGGTCTTTTTCTCCTGATGTGGTAGTTTCTACCGGAGAAATTTCATTTAAAGCTTTAATACCTTTACTCGCATCAATTTCAACTAATTGCGGATTTTGAGCATTTTTAACTGTATTTTCCAGAAATTCTTCTAAGCCCAAACCATTTTTAACTAATATATTAGCTGTGGCGATCGCTTTCACGTTATCTGGTGTTGCTTGATACTCATGCACCTCTGTACCAGGAGGTACTAAAATTTGCACATCAGCCGCATCACCAGCCACCGCCTTAGTCAACAAGTAAATCGGTAAAAATGTTGTGACAACCTTGGTTTTAGATGATGTTTGAGAAGTTGCTTGTGCTTGTGGTGAACTCTCAACACTATTGGTTTGATTGGTATTTGCTTGGTTACAGCCGCTAATACTCACTAGCAATGTGAGTAAGGAAATTAACGGCAAAATACCTCTAGCTTGTCTTTTACGAGTCTTAGTCATTGGCTTTCTCCCACAACAGGAGATTTGTTTACTGGTTATCACTACTGACAATGATACTTATTTTGAAATCTATATTATAATAATTATCATTCTCATGCAATCTATCCCAGGATATTTTTGTGTCTGCCAACACAGCAGATTTTTGTAAATCGTGGTTATTACTACCTCGACTGGTGACATCCTGTCAAAGATTAAATATTTATTGACTTTATTTATTAAAAGAGTTACTCAGTACTGATAATATTTTGAGAATACTTTTTAAAAGTGTGATGAAAATAGCACAGTTATAAGTGCTACAGACGGTAAAGAAGTGTGAGGGAAAATGCAGAAACCATTGTCTTATTTACTGCTGATTTCAGCAGTTAGCAGCAGCGTTATATCAATCAATAATGCTACTTTTGCCGAAGAAATATCAACTACATCAGAAGATAAAAATCAGCCATTAGTTGTTACGAGTTCTGAAAAGCCACTTGAGAATTCCCATCAAGAACAGACAATGGCACAAGTTACATCTGTGTCGCAATTGTCGGATGTACAACCTACAGA is part of the Aulosira sp. FACHB-615 genome and encodes:
- a CDS encoding metal ABC transporter substrate-binding protein, translated to MTKTRKRQARGILPLISLLTLLVSISGCNQANTNQTNSVESSPQAQATSQTSSKTKVVTTFLPIYLLTKAVAGDAADVQILVPPGTEVHEYQATPDNVKAIATANILVKNGLGLEEFLENTVKNAQNPQLVEIDASKGIKALNEISPVETTTSGEKDHDHEHAEGNPHVWLDPVLAKQQVMNIRDGLIAADAKNKDVYTANAAAYIQELDKLNNEFQQALQKKPNCTFITFHDAYPYLAQRYNLKQVAVVEIPEDQLSPTDVQKVVNTVKKYKVKALFSEPGVDNKLLKSLSQDLKLQLQTLNSLETGEKDPQYYFKAMRLNLQTLESACQ